A genome region from Ligilactobacillus cholophilus includes the following:
- a CDS encoding Na+/H+ antiporter NhaC family protein, translating to MKTEQNKNKGSFWGLVPLLTFLVLYIITGVTTHDFNSMPLMIGIFIASAVALMMHKKGEFDRTTFAQRVTKYCVGGGDDGLILMVIVFLLAGGFYGVTKGMHAVDAVTNLGLDILPVKLILPGLFIIGCIISFAMGTSMGTVAALMPIGVALATKLHGNMAMFCGTVIGSAMFGDNLSMISASVIAATRTQAVSMMEKFRTNFIMILPALIINLILLMLQPIDQGVRLTGNHSYDVLNLLPYILVIILSFTGMNVILVLTLGILTGIAIGVFHGDFSLVKSMTVVHNGMMSMEDMALIAILVGGLVALMDYLGGIDWIINLLTSKIKSTKGGEMAIATLVSLLDIITTNNTVSIITAGPLAKDIGEKFKIAPRRIASDLVTFSCAFNGLIPYGGQLLVAAGLGGISPMDIVPYSWYCLLMLVSSTCFILFSKRKKIEVKES from the coding sequence ATGAAAACAGAACAAAATAAAAACAAGGGAAGTTTTTGGGGATTAGTTCCCTTATTAACTTTCTTAGTACTATATATCATTACAGGTGTTACAACGCATGATTTTAATAGTATGCCATTAATGATTGGCATTTTTATTGCTTCGGCAGTAGCGTTGATGATGCACAAAAAAGGTGAGTTTGACCGTACAACTTTTGCTCAAAGAGTTACTAAGTATTGTGTCGGTGGTGGTGATGATGGATTAATATTAATGGTAATTGTCTTTTTACTAGCTGGTGGTTTTTACGGTGTTACGAAGGGAATGCATGCTGTTGATGCTGTAACCAATTTAGGCTTAGATATTTTACCTGTAAAACTAATATTACCCGGGTTATTTATTATTGGATGCATTATTAGTTTTGCAATGGGGACATCAATGGGAACGGTAGCAGCATTAATGCCAATAGGAGTGGCTTTAGCTACTAAATTGCATGGAAATATGGCAATGTTTTGTGGAACAGTTATTGGAAGTGCAATGTTTGGTGATAATCTTTCAATGATTTCGGCTTCTGTAATTGCAGCAACACGGACACAAGCTGTATCAATGATGGAAAAATTTAGAACAAATTTTATAATGATTTTACCAGCACTTATAATTAATTTGATTTTATTAATGTTGCAACCAATTGATCAAGGTGTACGCTTAACCGGTAATCATTCATATGATGTTTTAAATTTATTACCATATATTTTAGTTATTATTTTGTCATTTACCGGTATGAACGTAATTTTAGTGTTGACTTTAGGGATTTTAACTGGGATTGCAATTGGCGTTTTCCATGGTGATTTTTCTTTGGTTAAATCAATGACTGTTGTTCATAATGGAATGATGAGTATGGAAGATATGGCTTTAATTGCAATTTTGGTTGGCGGTTTAGTTGCATTAATGGATTATCTTGGTGGAATTGATTGGATTATTAATTTACTGACAAGCAAAATTAAGTCAACTAAAGGTGGCGAAATGGCAATCGCTACGTTAGTAAGTTTACTAGATATAATCACAACTAATAATACAGTTTCAATTATTACGGCAGGGCCATTAGCGAAAGACATTGGTGAAAAATTTAAGATTGCTCCTCGTAGAATTGCAAGTGATCTAGTTACTTTTTCATGCGCTTTTAATGGCTTGATTCCATATGGTGGTCAACTATTAGTGGCTGCAGGATTAGGTGGAATTTCACCCATGGACATTGTGCCATATAGTTGGTACTGTTTATTGATGTTAGTATCAAGTACTTGCTTTATTTTGTTTAGTAAGAGAAAGAAAATTGAGGTTAAGGAGTCATAG
- a CDS encoding LTA synthase family protein, with the protein MDKPQGYSEAKIKKLCEKYKKEAQEINKERTNQLKDQIVIFNLSESFADPSRLTGVKLKNNPIPNIQKIKKDNTSGIMLSSNYGGGTANIEFMTLTGLATCNFTSTLQVPYTQLVGKMKTVPSIVQQFPEAVAIHPYKGTFYNRKTVYKKLGIDRYYFLGSEYKIINQKKNENSKYLSDETAYDNALKQINNSNKSGLFINLVTMQNHSPYNKNVYKNADKFNASGSIFDSATQINLNNYACGLNYTDEAAQKFMKELDKIEKPVTWVFYGDHLPGIYNFLSSDMGKYGLELHETDYFIYSNKYAQEHLGAKRLTTYTNYVSPNEFSAMVAEQTNSKVTPFLALLTHVYQELPATAIPFVLNDDENSEPVMVNQDGKIITNSDLTAKQKELWHDYKLIQYDLTVGKQYSVKYLMYK; encoded by the coding sequence ATGGATAAGCCACAAGGCTATTCTGAAGCAAAAATAAAAAAATTGTGCGAAAAGTATAAAAAAGAAGCACAAGAAATTAATAAAGAAAGAACTAATCAATTAAAAGATCAAATTGTTATTTTTAATTTAAGTGAAAGTTTTGCAGATCCATCACGTTTAACGGGAGTTAAATTGAAGAATAATCCAATTCCTAATATTCAAAAAATTAAGAAAGATAATACCTCAGGAATAATGTTAAGTTCAAACTATGGTGGAGGAACCGCTAATATTGAATTTATGACTTTAACTGGTTTAGCTACATGTAATTTTACTTCAACATTACAAGTTCCATATACTCAATTAGTTGGAAAAATGAAAACAGTTCCTTCAATTGTTCAACAGTTTCCTGAAGCAGTTGCAATTCACCCATATAAAGGAACTTTTTATAACCGTAAAACTGTATATAAGAAGTTAGGTATTGATAGATATTACTTCCTTGGTAGTGAGTATAAGATAATAAATCAAAAGAAAAATGAAAATAGTAAATATTTATCAGATGAAACTGCATATGACAATGCATTGAAACAAATTAATAACTCGAATAAGAGTGGCTTATTTATTAATTTGGTTACTATGCAAAACCATTCGCCATATAATAAAAATGTATATAAAAATGCAGATAAGTTTAATGCATCAGGCTCAATATTTGATTCAGCTACACAAATAAATTTAAATAATTATGCTTGTGGATTAAATTATACTGATGAAGCTGCACAAAAATTCATGAAAGAGCTAGATAAAATTGAAAAGCCTGTAACTTGGGTATTTTATGGTGATCATCTTCCTGGAATATATAACTTTTTATCATCAGATATGGGAAAATATGGCTTAGAATTACATGAAACAGATTATTTCATTTATTCTAATAAGTATGCTCAAGAACATTTAGGAGCAAAACGATTAACGACATATACTAACTATGTTTCTCCAAATGAGTTTTCAGCAATGGTAGCAGAACAAACGAATAGTAAAGTAACACCATTCCTTGCTCTATTAACACATGTATATCAAGAATTACCTGCAACAGCAATACCATTTGTTTTAAATGATGATGAAAATTCTGAACCTGTTATGGTAAATCAAGATGGAAAAATTATTACAAATAGTGATCTAACTGCAAAGCAAAAAGAATTGTGGCATGATTATAAGTTGATTCAGTATGATTTAACGGTTGGTAAACAATATTCAGTTAAATACTTAATGTATAAATAA
- a CDS encoding YlbF family regulator: MAVNIYDAVNEVAKELPQTEEFMGVQNAFAALKNDAVAFDLYEQFTGLQTKLQSSQAAGQQPAEDDMKQLQELAQKMSNMDAITNLMKAEQTLNQLLNDINSIILKPINGIYENK, encoded by the coding sequence ATGGCTGTAAATATTTATGACGCAGTAAACGAAGTTGCAAAGGAATTGCCACAAACAGAAGAATTTATGGGTGTTCAAAATGCTTTCGCCGCATTAAAAAATGATGCAGTAGCATTTGATTTATACGAACAATTCACAGGACTTCAAACAAAATTACAATCATCACAAGCAGCTGGTCAACAACCTGCAGAAGATGACATGAAACAATTACAAGAATTGGCACAAAAGATGAGCAACATGGATGCTATCACAAACTTAATGAAAGCAGAACAAACTTTAAACCAATTATTAAACGATATTAACTCAATCATCTTAAAACCAATCAATGGCATTTACGAAAACAAATAA
- the tyrS gene encoding tyrosine--tRNA ligase, with amino-acid sequence MDILEDLKWRGAINQETDEEGLREVLKDKKISLYCGTDPTGDSLHIGHLIPFIVLKRFEMAGYHPYILIGGGTGSIGDPSGRKTERQLQTMEQVEHNVKALTEQVTRLFGGSGHISFVNNYDWLSKINLLDFLRDYGKEFSINTMIKKDVVASRLENGISFTEFTYQILQSVDFLNLYQKHDVQLQVGGADQWGNITAGIDLIHKKEGQDAKVFGLTIPLMLKADGTKFGKTAGGAVWLDAEKTSPYEFYQFWLNQDDRDVVKYLKYFTFLSHDEINELAEKVETQPEKREAQRALARAVTEFVHGKEAMEEAEKISQILFSGEIKELTASQVEQAFSKMPSVEVSREKQNLVIWLVDNGIEPSRRQAREDVKNGAIRINGDRIQDLDYELDPTSAFDGKYVVVRRGKKKYFLAKVK; translated from the coding sequence ATGGACATTTTAGAAGATTTAAAATGGCGCGGTGCGATTAACCAAGAAACCGATGAAGAAGGTTTACGTGAAGTTCTAAAAGATAAGAAGATTTCACTTTACTGTGGAACAGATCCTACAGGAGACAGTTTACATATTGGACACTTAATTCCATTTATTGTGTTAAAACGTTTTGAAATGGCCGGTTATCACCCATATATCTTAATTGGTGGTGGAACAGGTTCAATTGGTGATCCAAGTGGACGTAAGACAGAACGTCAATTACAAACAATGGAACAAGTTGAACATAATGTAAAAGCTTTAACAGAACAAGTAACACGTTTATTTGGTGGTAGCGGTCATATTTCATTTGTAAATAACTATGACTGGCTTTCAAAGATTAATTTATTAGATTTCTTACGTGATTATGGTAAGGAATTTAGTATCAATACAATGATCAAAAAAGATGTAGTTGCTAGTCGTTTAGAAAACGGGATTTCATTTACTGAATTCACATATCAAATTTTACAATCAGTGGACTTCTTGAACTTGTATCAAAAACATGATGTTCAATTACAAGTTGGTGGTGCTGATCAATGGGGTAACATTACTGCAGGAATTGATTTGATCCATAAAAAAGAAGGTCAAGATGCTAAAGTCTTTGGTTTAACAATTCCATTGATGTTAAAAGCTGATGGAACTAAATTTGGTAAGACAGCTGGTGGAGCAGTTTGGTTAGATGCAGAAAAGACATCACCATATGAATTCTACCAATTCTGGTTAAACCAAGATGATCGTGATGTAGTAAAATATTTGAAATACTTTACATTCTTAAGTCATGATGAAATTAATGAATTAGCTGAAAAAGTGGAAACACAACCAGAAAAACGTGAAGCTCAACGTGCATTGGCACGTGCCGTTACAGAATTTGTACATGGTAAAGAAGCTATGGAAGAAGCTGAAAAGATTTCACAAATTCTCTTTAGTGGAGAAATTAAAGAACTTACAGCTAGCCAAGTAGAACAAGCATTTAGTAAAATGCCTTCTGTTGAAGTTTCACGCGAAAAACAAAACTTAGTAATCTGGTTGGTAGATAATGGTATTGAACCATCAAGACGTCAAGCACGTGAAGATGTTAAGAATGGTGCAATTCGGATTAATGGAGATCGGATCCAAGATCTTGATTACGAATTAGATCCAACAAGTGCATTTGATGGTAAGTATGTTGTTGTTCGTCGTGGAAAGAAGAAGTACTTCTTAGCAAAAGTTAAATAA
- the yjeM gene encoding glutamate/gamma-aminobutyrate family transporter YjeM, whose protein sequence is MDGQQDQSKKIMYGSLVLMIFSSIFGFSNSITAFYQMGYSSVIWYVIAALAFFLPAALMFAEYGASFKAASGGIYSWLKGSTNEKVAFIGTFIWLASWMVWLVSSTQFFIVSVSTMIFGKDETQYWSFAGLSSTQVVGILGIMFILLVTFIAVHGVDKIAKVASIGGVFAFAISILFSLFSIIVLIAHHGVLAEEITGLKSLTVSPNANFNSPIEVISFLVYAIFAYAGLETTSGVIDSVHKPEKTFPKAIITAMALMTFLYIFMIVMCGFSTNWTAILGSKNVNLANCEYILINNLGVEVGKVFGLSSVGAVKIGSLFSHFAGLTDVLTGIGAAFVMVYSPIKSFILGSDSRLLPEKLTALNKKGMPANAMWLQATIVCTIMFFIAFGGDAANQFYTVLMDMMNVSSAAPYLFLIGAFPFFKMKKNIDRPFVFYKNKTFAVVVSIIVWLVVATGIIFTCIEPIFSHDYSTAFWTAFGPVFFGIVGWTIYACSEKKLSMPYVEARGQLEVVPIEIDESEEDSKDSHDL, encoded by the coding sequence ATGGACGGTCAGCAAGATCAAAGCAAGAAGATTATGTATGGTAGCTTAGTATTGATGATCTTCTCGTCAATTTTTGGATTTAGTAACTCAATTACAGCCTTTTATCAAATGGGGTATTCTAGTGTAATTTGGTATGTAATTGCTGCACTAGCATTCTTTTTACCAGCTGCATTAATGTTTGCAGAATATGGTGCTTCATTTAAAGCAGCAAGTGGAGGAATCTATTCATGGTTGAAGGGGTCGACTAATGAAAAAGTTGCTTTCATTGGAACTTTTATTTGGTTAGCATCATGGATGGTTTGGTTAGTATCATCTACTCAATTTTTCATTGTATCTGTTTCAACTATGATTTTTGGAAAAGATGAAACGCAATACTGGAGTTTTGCAGGATTATCTTCAACACAAGTAGTTGGAATTTTAGGGATTATGTTTATTTTATTAGTAACATTTATTGCAGTACACGGAGTTGATAAGATTGCTAAGGTGGCATCTATTGGTGGTGTATTTGCATTTGCAATCTCAATCTTGTTTAGTTTATTTAGTATCATCGTGTTAATTGCACACCATGGGGTTCTAGCTGAAGAAATTACAGGACTTAAGAGTTTGACAGTTTCACCAAATGCCAACTTTAATAGTCCAATTGAAGTTATTTCATTCTTAGTATATGCAATCTTTGCTTATGCTGGATTGGAAACAACTTCTGGGGTGATTGATTCTGTACATAAGCCAGAAAAGACTTTTCCAAAAGCAATTATTACTGCAATGGCATTAATGACATTTCTATACATTTTCATGATTGTAATGTGTGGATTCTCAACTAACTGGACAGCTATTTTGGGGAGCAAGAACGTTAACTTGGCAAACTGTGAATATATATTGATCAACAACTTAGGGGTAGAAGTTGGTAAGGTCTTTGGACTATCATCAGTCGGTGCGGTGAAAATTGGAAGTTTATTCTCACACTTTGCAGGGTTAACTGATGTACTTACTGGTATTGGTGCAGCGTTCGTAATGGTATATTCACCAATTAAGTCATTTATTCTTGGAAGTGATTCAAGATTATTACCAGAAAAGTTAACAGCATTAAATAAAAAGGGGATGCCAGCAAACGCAATGTGGCTCCAAGCAACAATCGTATGTACGATTATGTTTTTCATTGCATTTGGTGGTGATGCAGCTAACCAATTCTATACAGTATTGATGGATATGATGAACGTTTCTTCAGCAGCACCATACTTATTCTTAATTGGAGCATTCCCATTCTTTAAGATGAAGAAAAATATTGATCGTCCATTTGTATTTTATAAGAACAAGACTTTTGCAGTCGTAGTTTCAATCATTGTGTGGTTAGTGGTTGCAACTGGAATTATCTTTACATGTATTGAACCAATTTTCTCACATGATTATTCAACAGCATTTTGGACAGCCTTTGGTCCTGTATTCTTTGGAATTGTTGGTTGGACAATTTATGCATGTTCAGAAAAGAAACTCTCAATGCCATATGTTGAAGCACGAGGGCAATTAGAAGTGGTTCCAATTGAAATTGATGAATCAGAGGAAGATTCAAAGGATTCACATGATTTATAA
- a CDS encoding NAD kinase, which produces MKVGIYTNKLTSSQVTKHKLTELLLQNGFEINDKEPDVVITLGGDGTLLAAFHHYIKQLNQIRFTAVNTGHLGFYTDWQNSEIEQLVESLKKDDGKSVSYPLLKIIVHFNQTNRQPKTYLALNESILQKITSTLIADVYLGDQLFEHFRGEGLCISTPTGSTAYNKSVGGAIVNSSLKILQLTEVASINNIMFRTLGSPMIIGPEDKLTIVPSAKSDYFLTVDSESYQCNQISRIEFALCKQDIRFVKYRHINFWKRVQKSFIGEV; this is translated from the coding sequence GTGAAAGTTGGAATATATACTAATAAATTAACATCTTCACAAGTAACAAAACATAAATTAACTGAGTTGCTTTTACAAAATGGATTTGAAATTAATGATAAAGAACCAGACGTTGTGATTACTTTAGGTGGAGATGGTACATTGCTAGCTGCATTTCATCATTATATTAAGCAACTAAATCAAATTCGTTTTACTGCAGTAAATACAGGTCATTTGGGTTTTTATACGGATTGGCAAAATAGTGAAATAGAACAACTAGTTGAAAGTCTCAAAAAGGATGATGGTAAATCAGTTTCATACCCATTATTGAAAATAATAGTGCATTTTAATCAAACTAATCGTCAACCAAAAACATATTTAGCATTGAATGAATCAATTTTACAAAAAATTACTTCAACGTTGATTGCTGATGTTTATCTTGGTGATCAGCTATTTGAACATTTTCGTGGCGAAGGGTTATGTATTTCAACGCCGACGGGATCAACAGCATATAATAAGTCCGTTGGAGGAGCAATTGTAAATTCTAGTTTGAAAATACTGCAACTAACAGAAGTAGCTTCAATTAATAATATTATGTTTCGAACATTAGGTTCACCAATGATTATTGGCCCAGAAGACAAATTAACCATTGTACCTTCAGCTAAATCTGATTACTTTTTGACTGTTGATTCGGAAAGTTATCAATGTAATCAAATTTCGCGTATTGAATTCGCCTTATGCAAACAAGATATCAGATTTGTTAAGTATCGCCATATTAATTTTTGGAAGAGAGTACAAAAGTCATTTATTGGTGAGGTTTGA
- a CDS encoding beta-1,6-galactofuranosyltransferase has protein sequence MTNYIISSLDLSKNNAGPKARTDIDYFLKQLGFKNLCSFNCQSRFWRHIQKQRLIWHDIPQALKNLKGQDATVFFQYPIYSKILMKKILKTAKKNVSRFYVIIHDLESLRIFKDRIGFQKFEVNFFNQTDGLIVHNERMKRALKQMGVNVPMISLEIFDYQNAVPLTVHKNHQGIAFAGNLAKAPFLEKWNLNQLINLYGPHKQLQYPQNVYYRGVFPPDQLSAHLNESFGLIWDGNGLDKCNGMYGEYLKYNNPHKASLYLSSGMPIIVWNQSALSDLVQKYHVGIAVEKLQDLDQILPQLSDEDYCKMQKNAMQLANRLRKGYFIKSAVEKLLKSKNKK, from the coding sequence ATGACTAATTATATTATTTCGTCTTTAGACTTAAGTAAAAATAATGCTGGTCCGAAAGCACGAACCGATATAGATTATTTTTTGAAACAACTTGGATTTAAAAATTTGTGTTCTTTTAATTGTCAATCAAGATTCTGGAGACATATCCAGAAACAACGCTTGATTTGGCATGATATTCCACAAGCACTTAAAAATTTAAAGGGACAAGATGCAACAGTTTTCTTTCAATATCCGATTTATTCGAAAATCCTCATGAAAAAAATTTTGAAGACTGCAAAGAAAAATGTCAGTCGTTTTTACGTGATCATTCATGATTTAGAATCGTTGCGAATTTTCAAAGATCGAATTGGTTTTCAAAAATTTGAAGTTAACTTTTTCAATCAAACAGATGGCTTGATTGTTCATAATGAGCGGATGAAGCGAGCATTAAAACAAATGGGCGTCAATGTTCCAATGATTTCCCTGGAAATATTTGATTATCAAAATGCGGTTCCATTGACTGTCCACAAGAACCACCAAGGAATTGCCTTTGCAGGAAATCTTGCGAAAGCACCATTTTTAGAAAAATGGAATTTAAATCAACTAATTAATTTATATGGGCCTCATAAGCAATTACAATATCCCCAAAACGTATATTATCGTGGCGTTTTTCCGCCAGATCAATTATCAGCACATTTGAATGAAAGCTTTGGATTGATTTGGGATGGGAATGGACTAGATAAGTGTAATGGTATGTATGGTGAGTATCTAAAATATAATAATCCGCATAAAGCATCACTATATTTAAGTTCAGGGATGCCAATAATTGTATGGAATCAAAGTGCTTTAAGTGATTTGGTTCAAAAATATCATGTTGGAATTGCGGTGGAAAAACTACAAGATTTAGATCAAATTTTACCGCAATTGTCAGATGAGGATTATTGTAAAATGCAGAAGAATGCGATGCAATTAGCCAATCGATTGCGTAAAGGATATTTCATAAAAAGTGCAGTTGAAAAATTACTTAAAAGTAAAAATAAAAAGTGA